From a single Elusimicrobiota bacterium genomic region:
- the nadA gene encoding quinolinate synthase NadA — MKVLKAPAPSAAELRREIDRLAGAGLADLGFCEKDLAQAASLTWRINALKGPRQAVIPGHVYQRPELLVGVADFVGDSYKLAKLCAQSPAKTIVFCGVRFMAETAKILNPEKTVLLPASGAGCSLSESITAAEVRRLKAAHPGAPVATYINTSAEVKAESDVIVTSANAARILGRLFAKHPKVIFVPDEMMGRNLAAALGKKVAEELIIWKGTCIVHDKFDAFAIALYRKIYPGLRILAHAECSPALVALVDFVGGTGDMMSYVERTRAPYYMLVTECGLGELARTRFPEKNFVFMCRLCPYMKMTDLRGVLRALEDPPLSARIEVPAETAARAKAAVRRMFELAEDTVKL; from the coding sequence ATGAAGGTCCTGAAAGCGCCGGCGCCGTCCGCCGCGGAGCTCCGCCGCGAGATCGACCGCCTCGCCGGCGCGGGACTGGCGGACCTCGGCTTCTGCGAGAAGGACTTGGCCCAGGCGGCCTCCCTGACCTGGAGGATCAACGCCCTCAAGGGCCCGCGCCAGGCCGTCATCCCGGGACATGTCTACCAGAGGCCGGAGCTCCTCGTGGGCGTGGCCGACTTCGTGGGCGACTCCTACAAGCTGGCCAAGCTCTGCGCGCAATCGCCGGCCAAGACCATCGTCTTCTGCGGCGTGCGCTTCATGGCCGAGACGGCCAAGATCCTCAACCCGGAGAAGACGGTGCTCCTGCCCGCCTCCGGGGCCGGCTGCTCGCTCTCCGAGAGCATCACGGCCGCGGAGGTGCGCCGGCTCAAGGCCGCGCACCCCGGCGCTCCGGTGGCGACCTACATCAACACCTCGGCCGAGGTCAAGGCCGAATCGGACGTCATCGTGACCAGCGCCAACGCGGCCCGCATACTCGGCCGGCTATTCGCCAAGCACCCCAAGGTGATCTTCGTCCCGGACGAGATGATGGGCCGCAACCTGGCCGCCGCTTTGGGCAAGAAGGTCGCAGAGGAGCTCATCATCTGGAAGGGCACCTGCATCGTGCACGATAAGTTCGACGCCTTCGCGATCGCCCTCTACCGCAAGATTTACCCGGGCCTGAGGATCCTGGCGCACGCGGAATGCAGCCCGGCGCTGGTGGCTTTGGTCGATTTCGTGGGCGGCACCGGGGACATGATGAGCTACGTGGAGAGGACCCGGGCGCCGTACTATATGCTGGTGACCGAGTGCGGCCTGGGTGAGCTGGCCCGCACGCGCTTCCCGGAGAAGAACTTCGTGTTCATGTGCCGGCTGTGCCCCTACATGAAGATGACCGACCTGCGCGGCGTCCTGCGCGCGCTCGAGGACCCGCCGCTCTCCGCCCGCATCGAGGTCCCCGCCGAGACCGCGGCCCGGGCCAAGGCCGCGGTGCGCCGCATGTTCGAGCTGGCCGAAGACACGGTCAAGCTCTGA
- a CDS encoding U32 family peptidase yields MDKTFELLAPAKDLACGLAALECGADAVYIGPERFSARQAAANPRSVVAKLIARAHLFRAKVYAAVNTILRDDELEPARRLIGQLWEDGVDAVIIQDFGLLELDLPPVPLIASTQMHTAAPERVRFLRDVGFQRAILARELSLEEIRKVAAEAPGIELEAFVHGALCVSYSGRCYLSYALGGRSANRGECAQPCRKPYRVTDGTGLIIAENCHALCLKDLNLSSQLEALIAAGVTSFKIEGRLKDAAYVKNTVLWYRRALDSALAKSGGRKASSGTVSADFAPDLAKTFNRGYTTYFLKGRDPALHDHAAPKFTGAAVGVVRSVRGNRIDLEAPAALHPGDGLAYFDEKGCLCGTPVNKVEGGGIWVEYARGLVRGTRLFRNHDRLWLRALESARIERRIGVALELKETKAGLELLLRDEDGVEARAEAVCEKAKPKDGGQALETMRRQLAKLGGTGLAAGRVAVPERPMFVPVSVLNELRRQAATALIEARLKSHPRDLRRPAQADAVYPESELGFEANVMNRLAEKFLRAHGVRSVPRALEAGRVPKGTRLMTCRYCLRRALKSCGGGKPVAPLFLADGDGARLRLEFDCEACRMEVYGS; encoded by the coding sequence ATGGACAAGACCTTCGAACTGCTGGCTCCAGCCAAGGACCTCGCCTGCGGGCTCGCGGCCTTGGAATGCGGCGCGGACGCGGTCTATATCGGCCCGGAGCGCTTCAGCGCGCGCCAAGCGGCGGCCAATCCGCGCTCCGTCGTGGCCAAGCTCATCGCCCGGGCGCACCTTTTCCGCGCCAAAGTCTATGCCGCGGTCAACACCATCCTGCGCGACGATGAGCTGGAGCCCGCCCGCCGGCTCATCGGCCAGCTCTGGGAGGATGGGGTGGACGCGGTCATCATCCAGGACTTCGGCCTCCTGGAGCTGGACTTGCCGCCCGTGCCGCTCATCGCCAGCACGCAGATGCACACCGCCGCTCCGGAGCGCGTGCGGTTCCTGCGGGATGTCGGTTTCCAGCGCGCGATCCTGGCGCGCGAGCTGTCGCTCGAAGAGATCCGGAAGGTCGCCGCGGAGGCGCCGGGCATCGAGCTGGAAGCCTTCGTGCATGGCGCGCTCTGCGTCTCTTACAGCGGCCGCTGCTACCTGAGCTACGCCTTGGGCGGCCGCAGCGCCAACCGCGGCGAATGCGCCCAGCCCTGCCGCAAGCCGTACCGGGTGACGGACGGCACAGGCCTGATCATCGCGGAGAACTGCCACGCCTTGTGCCTGAAGGACCTCAACCTTTCGAGCCAGCTCGAAGCGCTCATCGCGGCGGGCGTCACATCGTTCAAGATCGAGGGGCGCCTCAAGGACGCGGCCTACGTGAAGAACACGGTCCTCTGGTACCGCCGCGCGCTCGATTCGGCCCTGGCCAAGTCCGGCGGGAGGAAAGCCTCTTCCGGCACGGTGAGCGCCGATTTCGCGCCGGACTTGGCCAAGACCTTCAACCGGGGCTATACCACGTATTTCCTCAAGGGGCGCGACCCGGCGCTGCATGACCATGCCGCACCCAAGTTCACGGGCGCGGCGGTGGGGGTGGTGCGCTCGGTGCGCGGCAACCGCATCGACCTGGAGGCTCCGGCCGCCCTGCACCCGGGCGACGGGCTGGCGTATTTCGACGAGAAGGGCTGCCTGTGCGGCACGCCGGTGAACAAGGTGGAGGGGGGGGGGATCTGGGTGGAGTACGCGCGGGGCCTGGTCCGCGGCACGCGGCTGTTCCGCAACCACGACCGGCTGTGGCTTCGGGCTCTGGAGAGCGCGCGCATCGAGAGGCGCATCGGCGTGGCGCTGGAGCTCAAGGAGACCAAGGCCGGGCTGGAGCTGCTCTTGCGGGATGAGGACGGCGTGGAGGCTCGCGCCGAGGCCGTCTGCGAGAAGGCCAAGCCGAAGGACGGCGGTCAGGCCTTGGAGACGATGCGGCGTCAGTTGGCGAAGCTGGGGGGGACCGGGCTGGCGGCGGGCCGCGTCGCGGTCCCGGAGCGCCCGATGTTCGTGCCGGTCTCGGTCTTGAACGAGCTGCGGCGGCAGGCCGCGACGGCTTTGATCGAGGCCCGTCTGAAGAGCCATCCGCGGGACCTGCGCCGGCCGGCCCAGGCCGACGCCGTCTATCCGGAGAGCGAGCTGGGGTTCGAGGCCAATGTCATGAACCGGCTGGCGGAGAAGTTCCTGCGGGCGCACGGAGTGAGATCCGTCCCGCGCGCTTTGGAGGCGGGCCGGGTGCCCAAGGGGACTCGCCTCATGACCTGCCGGTACTGCCTGCGCCGTGCCCTGAAGTCATGCGGAGGGGGCAAGCCGGTGGCGCCGTTGTTCTTGGCTGACGGGGACGGCGCGCGCCTGCGCCTGGAGTTCGACTGCGAAGCCTGCCGGATGGAAGTCTACGGATCGTAG
- a CDS encoding carbon starvation protein A, with product MNALTLVLVTLCTFAIAYRFYGLYIADKVLGLQSRRATPAVALADGHDYVKTNRYVLFGHHFAAIAAAGPLLGPVLAAQFGYLPGALWIIIGTVLAGGVHDMVVLFASVRHKGQSISRIAESEIGKTAGLAASLAVLSILILTLAGLSLAVVNAMAASPWGTFTVFATMPIALLMGLWLHRFRPGDVAGASLMGVALLAVVIWAGPHVAASPFWAPCFTFSRSQLAIIIPVYGFIAASLPVWVLLCPRDYLSTYLKIGTVVMLVGGIFIVRPDFQMPALTPFIHGGGPIIPGRVYPFVMITIACGALSGFHAIIGSGTTPKMIADERDILFIGYGAMLVEGFVAVMALVAACVLLPADYFAINAAPAAYAKLGIIPVHLPALAQSVGEQLQGRTGGAVSLAVGMAHIFSQVPFMKGLMAYWYHFAIMFEAVFILTAVDTGTRVGRFLVQESLGRVFPKFRRKAWMPGIVLSGSLFTAAWGYLVYTGDITTIWPLYGMSNQLLASGALIIATVMLLRLGKSRSAWITAVPGSVMAATALYAGCLNIATNYLPKGDYFLTALSLGVMALIVSVFLAATRRALALLKVERRVQDADGDMVLELVKE from the coding sequence TGTGCACCTTCGCGATCGCCTACCGGTTCTACGGGTTGTACATCGCCGACAAGGTCCTGGGCTTGCAGTCCCGGCGGGCCACGCCTGCGGTCGCCCTGGCGGACGGCCACGACTATGTCAAGACCAACCGGTACGTCCTCTTCGGGCACCACTTCGCGGCCATCGCCGCGGCCGGGCCGCTGTTGGGACCGGTCCTGGCCGCGCAGTTCGGCTACCTGCCCGGGGCGCTGTGGATCATCATCGGCACGGTGCTGGCGGGAGGCGTCCACGACATGGTCGTGCTTTTCGCTTCCGTAAGGCACAAGGGGCAGAGCATCTCCAGGATCGCCGAGAGCGAGATCGGCAAGACCGCGGGGCTGGCCGCATCTTTGGCGGTCCTTTCCATCCTCATCTTGACCCTCGCCGGGCTCTCGCTGGCGGTCGTCAACGCCATGGCCGCCAGCCCCTGGGGGACCTTCACCGTCTTCGCAACCATGCCGATCGCCCTGCTCATGGGCCTCTGGCTGCACAGGTTCCGTCCGGGGGACGTGGCCGGGGCGAGCCTGATGGGCGTGGCGCTCCTGGCCGTGGTGATCTGGGCCGGGCCTCATGTGGCGGCCAGCCCGTTCTGGGCGCCCTGCTTCACGTTCTCGCGCAGCCAACTGGCGATCATCATCCCGGTCTATGGGTTCATCGCCGCCTCGCTGCCGGTCTGGGTCCTGCTCTGCCCCCGAGATTACCTTTCCACCTACCTGAAGATCGGGACCGTCGTGATGCTTGTCGGCGGCATCTTCATCGTCCGGCCGGATTTCCAGATGCCGGCCCTGACCCCCTTCATCCACGGCGGCGGGCCGATCATCCCGGGCCGCGTCTATCCCTTCGTCATGATCACCATCGCCTGCGGCGCCCTGTCGGGGTTCCATGCGATCATCGGCTCCGGGACGACCCCGAAGATGATCGCCGACGAGCGGGATATCCTGTTCATCGGCTACGGGGCCATGCTGGTCGAGGGGTTCGTGGCCGTCATGGCCCTGGTGGCGGCCTGCGTCCTGCTCCCGGCCGATTACTTCGCCATCAACGCGGCTCCGGCGGCTTACGCCAAGCTGGGAATAATCCCCGTCCACCTCCCCGCTTTGGCCCAGTCGGTCGGCGAGCAGCTCCAAGGCCGCACGGGCGGAGCCGTTTCCCTCGCGGTGGGCATGGCGCACATATTCTCCCAGGTCCCCTTCATGAAAGGGCTGATGGCGTATTGGTATCACTTCGCGATCATGTTCGAAGCCGTGTTCATCCTCACCGCCGTCGATACGGGAACCCGGGTGGGGAGGTTCCTGGTGCAGGAGTCCCTCGGCAGGGTCTTCCCGAAGTTCCGGAGGAAGGCCTGGATGCCGGGCATCGTCCTGAGTGGATCCCTTTTCACCGCGGCATGGGGCTATCTGGTCTACACCGGGGACATCACGACCATCTGGCCGCTCTACGGCATGAGCAACCAGCTCCTGGCCTCGGGCGCTCTGATCATCGCCACGGTCATGCTGCTCCGGCTGGGTAAGTCGAGGTCCGCCTGGATCACCGCCGTCCCGGGCTCCGTGATGGCCGCGACGGCGCTCTACGCCGGCTGCCTCAACATCGCCACCAACTACCTTCCCAAGGGGGATTACTTTCTGACCGCGCTCTCGCTGGGGGTCATGGCCCTGATCGTCAGCGTTTTCCTTGCGGCGACGCGGCGGGCGCTGGCTCTGCTCAAAGTCGAGAGACGGGTGCAGGACGCCGACGGCGATATGGTCCTGGAGCTGGTAAAGGAGTAG